GGCACCACCGAGCCGGTCACCCTGGAGCTCGAGGTCAACGGCTTCGGCCCCGACGCCTACGGCGGCACGCGCGCCGGCTTCAGCGCCAAGACCTCCATCTCCCGCAAGGCCTACGGCGTCGACATCGACCTGCCGATGGACGGCGGCGGCGTCGTCGTCGGCGACAAGATCGACGTCGAGCTCGAGATCGAGGCCGTGCTCCGCACCGCCTGACGGAGGACCACCCCCCACGTCGCCGAGGGGCCCGGACGCTGTGCGCGTCCGGGCCCCTCGCGTGTCCGGGGGCGCACCGTCAGGATCTCCAGGGGTGAGCACCGCGCGGACGGTCCCGCTGGCCACGGACGTCGAGGGTTCCGGTCCACCCCTGGTCCTCGTGCACGGCCTCGCCGAGGACCGGTCCTTCTGGGGTCCGCTGGTCCCGCCGCTGGCCCGGTCCGCCACCGTCGTCCGGGTCGACCTGCGCGGCCACGGCGACTCACCCGAGGCGGACGGCTACGAGCTGGCCGACATGGCCGACGACGTCCAGGCGGCCTTCGCCGCGACGGGGCTGCCGGGCCTCCCGCTGGTCGTCGGCCACAGCCTCGGGGGACTGGTCTCCCTCGTCCACGCCGGGCGGCACGCCACCCGCGGGCTGGTCGTCGTGGACCTGCCGTTGACGCTCGCCCGCGTGCAGCCGAGCGTGCGGACGGCCGTGTCGCTGATCGGGCGGATGGGCTTCGACGCCGTCGTGGCGGGGATGTTCGAGTGGAGCCGGGGAGCCATGGACGACGAGACGGCAGCCGCCCTGGCCCGGCGCCGCCGGATCCGGCAGGAGGTGGTCATGGCCACCTGGAGGCCGTACCTCGAGGGGACGCCGGAGTCCCTGACCGCGCTCGCCGAGGAGATCGCCGCGGGTGTCACCGTGCCGGCCCTCGCCCTCCACGGCCTCGAGCCGGAGCCGGGGTACGCGGCGTGGTTCGCGAGCCGGATGCCCACCGCGACCATCGAGGTCTGGACCGACGACCGCGGCCGTCCCCTGGGCCACCACCCGCACCTCGTGGCACCCGAGCGCTTCGTCGCACGGGTGCGGGAGTTCGCCGCGACCTGCTGACGTGCACCCGTGGCCGGCCTCGACGACGGGCGGGCCGGGGGCCGGTGGGCGCCGCTCCGCGGCCGGGGGAGACTCGGGGCCATGACGACGTCCGTGCTGACCCGCGCCCGCACCCGGCTGTCCTCCGCCGTCCTCGTCGCCGTCGGGCTGGCGGCCGGCTTCGGCGTCGCGCAGGGCACCGGGATCCGCGCGCTGGGTGGCGCGGTGTTCCTCGCCGGCGGGCTGGGCGCCGCGTACCTGTGGGTGCAGCGCCGCGGGTGGGCGGTCGCGCTGGGGCTGGGCGCCCTCTACGTCGGCGCCTTCGTCCTGGCGCACGTCCTGGCGCTCGGTGTCGGGATGGCGTCGTGGCTGGCGGTGGGGCTGGTGACGCTCGCGGCGGCGGGGGTCACCTACGCGGTGGCCGACCGCCCGCAGCCGGGGCAGCTCACCCGCTGACGCGTCCGGCGCAGGGTGACGCGTCCGAGCGGTCCTCGCCAGGCTGACGGTGTGACGACGCGCGCCGACCCGGCGTGGCTGTCCGGCTCCCCGTGGCCGACCTCTCCGGCGGCGCGGGCGCACCGCCGCCTGGGGACCGCCGACCGGTCGTCCGCCGAGCTGGAGGAGCGCCTCACCCGCGTCCGGGTCGGTGAGCCTGCTCACGGATCGCCGGTCGGCCCCCTGCAGGGTCCCGCCGCGAGCTCGCGCGCGGAGGGCGGCAGGGGGTCCTTCCACTAACATGGGAAGGTCGCCGGGCCGGCGGCCGTTACTCGTGATGCCGCGTGCGCGCACTGCCGCGGCGTCCCCTGACTCCCCCGAGGTGCCCTTCCGCATGCCCACCCGCGACGACCTGCGCAACGTGGCCATCATCGCCCACGTCGACCACGGGAAGACCACCTTGGTCGACGCCCTCCTCCGCCAGGCGGGCGCCCTCGGGCGCGCCAAGGGCGAGGGGACGGACAACGACTCCACGCAGGACCGCGTCATGGACTCGATGGACCTCGAGCGCGAGCGCGGCATCACCATCCTGGCCAAGAACACCGCGATCCACCTGGCCGACGAGAACGGCAACCCCGTCGTCGTCAACATCGTCGACACCCCCGGCCACGCCGACTTCGGCGGCGAGGTCGAGCGCGGCCTGTCGATGGTCGACGGCGTCGTCCTGCTCGTCGACGCCTCCGAGGGCCCGCTGCCGCAGACCCGCTTCGTCCTGCGCAAGGCGCTGGGCAAGGGGATGCCGGTGATCCTCGTGGTCAACAAGACCGATCGCAGCGACGCCCGCATCGGCGAGGTCGTCGACGAGACCTACGAGCTGTTCATGGAGCTGCTCGAGGACTCCGGCATGGACGTCGACAACCTCGACTTCCCGATCGTCTACAGCAACGGCAAGACCGGGCAGGCCTCGCTCACCCGGCCGGCCGACGGCACCAGCCCCGACAGCCCCGACCTCGCGCCGCTGGTGAAGACCCTGCTCGACACCATCCCGGCGCCGGTCTACGACGCCGAGGAGCCGCTGCGCGCGCAGGTCACCAACCTCGACGCCTCGCCCTACCTCGGCCGGCTGGCGCTGCTGCGCATCCACTCCGGGACGATGAAGAGCGGCCAGACGGTCGCCTGGTGCCGCACCGACGGCACCATCAAGCACGTCAAGATCACCGAGCTGCTGGTCACCGAGGGCCTCACCCGCACCCCGGCCGAGAGCGCCGGCCCCGGCGAGCTCGTGGCCATCGCCGGCATCGAGGACGTCATGATCGGCGACACCCTCGCCGACCCGAACGACCCGCGGCCGCTGCCGCCGCTGACCGTCGACGAGCCGTCGATCTCGATCACCATCGGCATCAACACCGCGCCGCTGTCGGGCCGGTCCGGCAAGAAGCTCACCGCGCGGCTGATCAAGAACCGCCTCGACCAGGAGCTGGTCGGCAACGTCTCGGTGCGCATGCTGCCCACCGAGCGTCCCGACACCTGGGAGATGCAGGGCCGCGGGGAGCTGGCGCTGGCCATCCTCGTCGAGCAGTTGCGCCGCGAGGAGTTCGAGCTCACCGTCGGCCGCCCGACCGTCGTCACCAAGGTCATCGACGGCAAGCTCCACGAGCCCGTCGAGCGGGTCACCATCGACACGCCCGGTGAGTACGTCGGCACGCTGACCCAGGCGCTGGCCACCCGGCGCGGGCGGCTGGAGAACCTGGTGCACCACGACACCGGCTGGGCGCGGATGGAGTACATCGTCCCCTCGCGCGGCCTGATCGGGTTCCGCACCGAGTTCCTCACCGAGACCCGCGGCACCGGCGTCCTGAACCACAACCTGGAGGGCTACGAGCCGTGGCTGGGGGACATGCGCGCCCGGCCGACGGGCTCGCTGGTCGCCGACCGCCAGGGCGTGGCCACGACGTACTCGATGTTCTCGCTGCAGGAGCGCGGCCAGCTCATGGTCCAGCCGGGCACGGACGTCTACGAGGGCATGATCGTCGGTGAGAACTCCCGTCCGGACGACATGGACGTGAACATCACCAAGGAGAAGAAGCTCACCAACATGCGCAAGTCCACCTCCGAGGAGCTGGAGCGGCTGATCCCGCCGCGCATCCTGAACCTGGAGCAGGCCCTGGAGTTCTGCGCCGAGGACGAGTGCGTGGAGGTCACCCCGGCCTCGGTCCGCATCCGCAAGGTGGTGCTCGACCAGACCGAGCGCGGCAAGGCGAAGAACCGCAAGCCCAAGCCCTGAGCCGGCCGCAGCGGCCCCCGCCCGGTACGCCGGGCGGGGGCCGCTGTGCACCTCCGCGGACGTCCACCCGGAACGTCGTGACCGGATCGTGACCGCTGGTGATGACGGGCCGGAGGGCGCCGACAGGCCCGGCCGGTACGCGCGGGGGCGCGCCGGGACGCCGACCTACGGTCGTCGTGCGGACCCGGACGCGGGCCCGCGGTGGCGAGCAGGAGGCGGACACTGATGACGACGACCCGGGTGGTGCGGGGCCCCGAGGGCTTCCGCGGTGGCATCGACGTCCGTGTGAGCCTGCGGGCCGACGCCGGGTCGGGGGAGAACGCCTTCGACGGGGCCTGGTACCCGCGCAGCCGGGACCTGGCCGTCGAGGTGCCCGAGCTGGTGGCGGCGCTGGACCGGCGCGGCCTGCGCATCGAGCGCTTCACCTACCCGCTCGGCCCGTGGCAGCCGGCCCCGCGCAAGCTCGTCGTCGACGACCGGGTCGTCCGGACCGGCGGGTTCAGCAGCATGGACCCCGGCGTGGTCTGCCTGAGCTGGGCCGGCGGCAGCCGGCTCGCGAACCTGCTCGTCGTCCCGCCGGAGACCGACGTCATCACCGGTGTCCGCGCGCTGCGGCTGTGCACCCGGCGTGGGCTGCCCCGCTCCCCGCAGATGGTGATGGCCGCCGCGCGGTCCCAGCCGCTGCCCCAAGTGCCCGACCTCCCGGTGACCCGGGCCGTCTGAGGCGCCTGCGCCCTCGGCGAACCGGCTGGACGGCGGGGGCGCGGCTCGGCTGGGGTGGGTGCCATGCGACTCCTGGTCCTCGGCGGCACCCACTTCCTCGGCCGGTACGTGGCGACGGCGGCGCTCGAGCGCGGCCACGACGTGGCGACGTTCACCCGCGGGGTCAGCGGCCCGCCGCCGGCCGGCGTCCGCGCCCTGACCGGGGACCGCGACGACCCCGGCGCCCTCCCGCGCGCCCTGCAGGGCCGGACGCCGGACCTCGTCGTCGACACCTCCTGCCAGACCCGCGCGGCGGCCGTCCACGCCGCCGCGGCCCTCGGCGGGGACGCGGGCGTGCGGTCCTACGTGTTCGTCAGCAGCCTCAACGCCTACACCGGCTGGCCACCCGGGCCGGTCCGGAGCGAGGACGAACCGGTCGGGGAGAGCGCGGGGGACGAGTACGGGTCGACGAAGGCCGAGGCCGAACGGGTGCTCGGGACCGCCTTCCCGGGCCGCTTCCTCACCGCCCGCGCGGGCCTGATCGCCGGACCGCACGACCTCGTCCACCGGATCGGGTGGTGGCTGGAGCGGATCGCCCGGGGCGGGCGGGTCGTCGTCCCCGACGCGCTCGACCAGCCCATGGCGCTGGTCGACGTCCGCGACCTCGCCGGCTGGCTGGTCGCGATGGCCGAACGGGGGGAGACCGGCGCGGTGAACGCCACCGGCCCGGCCGGCATGACCACCTACGGCGACCTGCTGACGCTGTGCCGCGAGGTCACCGGCGGCGGCGCGGAACTCGTACCGGTGCCCGAGGAGGACCTGCTGGCCGCCGGCGTGCAGCCGTGGCTGCACCTGCCGCTGTGGCTGCCCCGCGAGACGGCCCGCACCGCCTGGGACGTCGCCACCGCGCGCGCCCGCGAGCTCGGCCTGCCCAGCCGGCCGCTGCGCGAGACGCTGGCCGACACCTGGGCCTGGCTGCAGGCGACGCCGCACCGGCTGCCCCCGCCGCACGGCCTGTCCGAGCCGGGCCTGCCTCCCGAGCTCGAGGCGGCGCTGCTGTCCGGCCGCTGAGACGGCCGGGCCCCGCCCGGCAGTCGCCGAGCGGGGCCTCGCCCGGTCCCCGTCGCGGGGAGGACGGGTCCTCCTGCTAGTCGCGCGGATCGGCGGGGCGGCCGGCCCCGATGCTGCGCTGGAGGTCGGCGGCGTCCGCGGCGTCGGCCGGCGGGACCGGGTGCCGGCCCGCCTCGTCCTCGACCAGGCGGGCGGCCTCGGCGGCCAGGGCGTCGGCGGACTCCTGCGCGCGGTCCTTGCGGTACTGGCGGTAGGAGTGGACGACGGCGGCGGCCCAGACGGCGTAGATCACCGCGTAGACGGCGTAGCGGACCGGGTCGGAGGCGTCGATCCAGTCGCTGCGCAGCAGCGTGCGGCTGTTCGTGAGGATGATCATCCCGCCGACCAGCGAACCGAGCATGCGCGGCGGGACGTGGTGCACCAGCCAGGCCGCGATGGGGGCGGCGACCAGGCCGCCGGCGAGCAGACCCAGCGCCCACAGGAAGTTGATCCCCTGGGACCCGAGGGCGATGAGGAAGCCCAGGCTGGCGGCGAGGGCGACGAGGAACTCGGAGGTGTCGATGGAGCCGATGACCTTCCGCGGCTCCATCCGGCCGCTGGCCAGCAGCGCCGGCGTGCCGACCGGTCCCCAGCCGCCGCCACCGGTGGCGTCGACGAAGCCGGCCACCAGGCCGAGCGGGGCGAGGAAACGCTTGCGCGCCGGCTTGCCCAGGTTGCGGCGGTCGATGCCGCGCAGGGTGAAGCGGACCACCAGGTAGACGCCGAGCGACAGGAGGATCAGCGACATCACCGGGGCGGCGACCTCGGTCGAGAGGCTCGACAGCACGTGGGCGCCGATGAACGCGCCGATGGCGCCGGGGAAGCCGACCTTGGCGACGACCTTCCAGTCGACGTTGCCGAACCGCCAGTGCGCCACGCCGGACATCAGGCTGGTGCCGATCTCGGCGAAGTGGACGGTGGCCGAGGCCGCGGCGGGGTTGGTGCCGAAGGCCAGCAGCAGCGTCGTGGAGGTGACGCCGTAGGCCATGCCCAGGCTGCCGTCCACGAGCTGGGCGCCCAGGCCGGCGAGCGCGAGCACGATGAGGGTCTTCACGGGGCTGACTCCGAGGAGAGGCGCCGGGCGCGCGCAGGCGCGGCTTCCGGCGGGGACGAGCGGGGGACGGGGCGCGCACGGAGCGCGGGACCCAAGGGGCGCGGGGTCAGCAGCCCGGACAGGCGGCGGCGCAGACGCGCAGCAGGTCGACGTGGATCCGCCCCACCAGGAGCACCCGCGTCACCGCCACGGGTGCTATGTCTACCAGATCGATCGACATTTGCCGACCCGTGTCCGGCGAGTCGCCGGGTGCCCGTGCGGCGCGGCTCAGCCGACGACGAGGTCGGTGAGGACGTACGCCAGCGCCGCCACCGCGCCGGCCGCGGGGAGCGTCACGACCCAGGCGACGACGATGTTGCCGGCCACGCCCCAGCGCACGGCCGAGAGCCGCCGGGTGGACCCGACGCCCATGATCGACGTCGTCGTGATGTGCGTGGTGGAGACCGGGACGGCGAACACCGTCGCGGTGGTGACCATGACGCCGGAGGCGACGGTCTGCGCGGCGAAGCCACCGGCCGGGGTGAGCTGGATGATCCGCCGGCCCATGGTGCGCATGATGCGGAACCCGCCGGCGTAGGTGCCCGCGCTGATGGCGCCGGCCGCGGCCAGCACGACCCACAGCGGCACCTCGAAGGTGTCGATCTCGCCTGCGGTGAACAGCGCCAGCGTGATGATGCCCATCGTCTTCTGGGCGTCCTGCAGGCCGTGGCCCAGCGCCATGGTGGCCGAGCTGACGATCTGGGCGTAGCGGAAGCCGCGGTTGGCGCGGGTGACGTTGGCCCGCCGGAAACCCCAGAGGATCGCCAGCATGAACAGGTAGCCCAGCCCGAAGCCGACCAGCGGCGAGAGCACCATCGGGATGACGACCTTGTCGAGGATCCCCATCCACTGCACCGAGTGGGCCGCGGCCAGCGCCGCGCCGACCAGACCGCCGATCAGCGCGTGCGACGACGACGAGGGCAGCCCGAAGTACCAGGTGATCATGTTCCAGGTGATCGCCCCGATCAGAGCGGCGAAGACGATCTCCAGCCCGCCGCCGCCCTCCGGGGGGTCGATGATCCCGGCGCCGACGGTCTTGGCCACCTCGGTGGACAGCACCGCGCCGACCAGGTTCATCACCGCCGCCAGGGCCAGCGCGACCCGCGGGGTCAGGGCCTTGGTGGAGACGGCGACCGCGATGGCGTTCGCCGCGTCGTGGAAGCCGTTGGTGTAGTCGAAGGCCAGCGCGACGACGACGATGACGACCAGCGCGAGGAAGGCCGCGTCCACCGGGTCAGGACTCCTTGACCGCGATGGTCTCGACGACGTTGGCCACGTGCTCGAAGGCGTCGGCGGCCTCCTCGAGCTGGTCGGCCACCTCCTTGAGCTTGAGGATCTCCAGCGCGTCGAACTCCCCGCTGTAGAGCCGCGAGAGCAGCCGCCGGTAGAGCTTGTCGGCCTCGTTCTCGATGCGGTTGACCTCGATCCAGTACTCGGAGAGGTCCTTCAGCGTGCGCAGCCGCGGCATCGCCTCGGCGGTGGTCTGCGCGGCCCGCTGCAGCAGCGCCGTCTGCTGGCTCATCTCCGCCGGCAGGGTGCCCAGGCCGGTGAGGACCACCAGGTCGGCGGCGGCCTCGACGAAGTCCATGACGTCGTCGAGGTCACTGGCCAGCCGGTAGATGTCCTCCCGGTCGAACGGCGTCACGAAGCTGGAGTTCAGCTGGCGGAAGACCGCGTGCGTCGACTGGTCGCCGATGTGCTCGAGCTCGCGCAGCCGCGCCGCCAGCTCCTCGCGCCGCGCGTGGTCGTGGATGAACTCGCTCAGGACGTCGGTGGCCGTCACCAGGTTCTCCGCCGAGGCGGTGAACAGCGGGTAGAAGCTGGAGTCCTTGGGGGTCAGGCTGAAGGGCACGCGGGGCTCCCGATCGGCGGGTGGGTGCGGTCGCCTGCCGCGGGAGGCGGTGGAACGGCCGTCGGGCAGCATAGGTACCCGTCCACGGTCCGTTCACCTCGCCGTCACGCGCGCGCTGCGTCGGCTCCCGTCGCGTCCTGCGCGCCGGCCCCGTCCAGCGCCGAGACGAGGTCGGCGCGGGCCCGCGCGACCCGCGAGCGGATCGTCCCGACCGGGCACCCGGCGATCTCCGCCGCCTCGGCGTAGGACAGCCCGAGCAGCTGGGTGAGCACGAAGGCCTCGCGGCGCTCGGGGTGCAGCCGGGCCAGCAGGTCGGTGACGGCGGCCCCCTCGCCCACCCGGTCGGCGCCGTCGGCGGGGCCGAGCGCCTCGAGGTCGGCGTCGTCGCGGACGAGGGTCAGCCGGCGCCGGCGGCGCGACCGGACGGCGTCGGCGCAGACCCGGCGGGCGATCGCCAGCAGCCACGTGCGCAGCGAGGAGCGGCCCTCGAAGCGGTGCAGGGAGGCGAACGCGCGCGCGTAGGTCTCCTGGGTGAGGTCGTCGGCCGAGTCCCGGTCGCCGAGCGCCGCGCACAGCCGCCAGACGTCGGACTGGGTGGCCCGGACGAGGGTGGCGGCGGCCAGCGGGTCGCCGTCCACGGCGGCCGCCGCGGCCCGCTCCAGCTCGTCCACGTCCCTCCTCCGTGCGGAATCCCCGCCGAGCCGGGAACCGGACGGCCCTCGGCGACGACTACTGCTGCATGCAGTGTGCACCGTTCCGCGAGGCCGCCTCGGCACGTCTCGACGGCGAGCCGCTCGGCATGCCCGCCGCCGACCTCGACCGCCACCTGGCCGTGTGCCCCGACTGCGCAGGCTGGGCGCGGGCGGCCGGGCAGGTCACCCGCCGCGCCCGGCTGGCCCCCGCGCCCGCTGTGCCCGATCTCACCGCCGCGGTCCTCGGCGCCCTGCCCCGGTCGCTGCCCGGCGCGGCCGCGGCCGCCCGCACCCGGCTGGTGCACTCGGCGCTGCGGCTGGCCCTGCTGGCCGCGGGCGTGGCGCAGGCGGGACTGGCCTGGCCGGCGCTGGCGGGCGGCAGCGCGGCGATGAGTGCGCCGGTGCACATGGCGCACGAGGCCGGTGCCTGGAACCTCGCCGTCGCCGCGGCGTTCGTCGCCGTCGCGGCGCTGCCGCGGCTGGCCGCCGGTGCCCTGCCGTTCCTCGCGACGTTCACCGTGCTGCTCGCCGTCACCACGGTGCGCGACCTGCAGGCCGGGCACGTGCACGCCGACCGGGCCGCCACGCACCTGCTGCTGCTGGCCGGGGTGGTCCTGATCGCCGCCGTCGCCTGGCGGCAGCGGCCGCGCCGCCGACCGGCCGGGGTGCTGGGCCGGGAGCGGGTGCCCGCGTGAGTGCACCCGCCCCGCGGCGGCGCCCGCCGCTGCTGCTGCTCGTGCTGCTCGCCGGCTGGCTCGGCCTCGGTGTCGCCACCGCCGGCCCGGCCGCCGCGCACGCCGAGCTGGTGTCCACCGACCCGGGGGAGGGTGCCCGCCTCGACGCGGCACCCGACGCGGTGACCCTGCGCTTCACCGAGGGCGTGTCCCTCGGTGCCGGCTACGCGCGGGTGCTCGGTGAGGACGGTGAGCGGGCCGACACCGGCGCGCCCTCGGTGGACGGCGACACGGTCACCGTCCCGTTGCGCGACGACCTGCCCGACGCCAGCTACGTCGTCACCTACCGGATCGTCTCGGCCGACTCACACCCGATCAGCGGGGCCTACGCCTTCGTCGTCGGCGACGGCGCGCTGGCCGACGCCGGCTCGGTGGCCGCCGACCCCGACGTCGACCCGCTGGTGGCCGCGGCGCTGCCGGCCGCCCGGACCCTCGGCTTCGCCGGGCTGGCCGTCGGCCTCGGCGTCCCGGCGTTCCTCGTGCTGTGCTGGCCGGCGGGATGGGCCTCGCCCCGGATGCGCCGGCTGACCACCGCCGGCCTGGCCGCCGTCGCCGTCGGCGCGGTGCTGACCTCCCTGCTGCAGGGGCCCTACGCGGCCGGGGCCGGGCTCGGCTCGCTGCTCGACCCGGCGCTGGTGGCCACCACCGGGTCGTCGGCCTTCGGCCTGACCACGCTGGGCCGCGGGGCGCTGGCGCTGCTGCTGGCCGCGCTGCTGGTCCCGCTGTGGCGCCGCGGCAGCGCCCCGACGGCACAGGAGTCGGCCGGTCCGGCGGTGCTCGCCGGCGGCGTCGTCCTCGCCACCGCCGCGGTGGGACACCCGGTCGCCGGGCCGCTGCCGGTGTTCGCCACCGCGGTCACGGCCGTGCACGTGGCGGCGATGGTGCTGTGGCTCGGCGGGCTGGCCGCGCTGCTGGCCGGGCTGGTCCGGCCCGGCGCCCAGGCCGGCGAGCTGGCCGGCGCGCTGCCGCGGTGGTCGCGGCTCGCGTCGGGCTCGGTGGCCGCGCTGGTGGTCACCGGCGTCGTCCAGTCGGTGCGCGAGGTCGGCTCGCCGACGGCGCTGGTGTCCACGACCTACGGCTGGGTGCTGCTCGCCAAGCTCGCGCTGGTGCTGCTGCTCCTCGCCGCCGCCGGGGTCTCGCGGGTGTGGGTGCAGCAGCACCTCGGCGTCGCCCGGCCCCGGCCGGGCGGGCGGCGGCGGGTGACCGCGCACGCGTTCGCCGCACCGGCCCCCGGCGCCGACGAGCGGGCCGACGAGGGCACCGTCGCCGCCGCCCGGGTGCGGGCGGCCGCGCAGGCACGCGGCGCGGTCGAGGACGTCGGTCCGCTGCGCCGCTCGGTGCTGGTCGAGGCCGGCGTCGCCGCGGTCGTGCTCGCGCTGTCGGCGGTCCTGGTCGGCACCCCGCCGGCCCGCGCCACGCTCGCCGAGCCGGTCGACGTCACGCTGCCGCTGCGGTCGGCGGCGGGGGAGTCCGGCAGCGTGCAGCTGTCGGTCGACCCGGCCCGCCCCGGCGCCAACACCCTGCACCTGTACCTGTTCGACGACGCCGGTCGGCTCGCCCAGCCGGCCGACCTGCGCGTCACGCTCACCGAGCCCGAGCAGGAGATCGGCCCGCTCGAGGTCGACCTCGAACCCGCC
This region of Geodermatophilus bullaregiensis genomic DNA includes:
- a CDS encoding inorganic phosphate transporter — protein: MDAAFLALVVIVVVALAFDYTNGFHDAANAIAVAVSTKALTPRVALALAAVMNLVGAVLSTEVAKTVGAGIIDPPEGGGGLEIVFAALIGAITWNMITWYFGLPSSSSHALIGGLVGAALAAAHSVQWMGILDKVVIPMVLSPLVGFGLGYLFMLAILWGFRRANVTRANRGFRYAQIVSSATMALGHGLQDAQKTMGIITLALFTAGEIDTFEVPLWVVLAAAGAISAGTYAGGFRIMRTMGRRIIQLTPAGGFAAQTVASGVMVTTATVFAVPVSTTHITTTSIMGVGSTRRLSAVRWGVAGNIVVAWVVTLPAAGAVAALAYVLTDLVVG
- a CDS encoding sigma-70 family RNA polymerase sigma factor → MDELERAAAAAVDGDPLAAATLVRATQSDVWRLCAALGDRDSADDLTQETYARAFASLHRFEGRSSLRTWLLAIARRVCADAVRSRRRRRLTLVRDDADLEALGPADGADRVGEGAAVTDLLARLHPERREAFVLTQLLGLSYAEAAEIAGCPVGTIRSRVARARADLVSALDGAGAQDATGADAARA
- a CDS encoding DUF5994 family protein; translated protein: MTTTRVVRGPEGFRGGIDVRVSLRADAGSGENAFDGAWYPRSRDLAVEVPELVAALDRRGLRIERFTYPLGPWQPAPRKLVVDDRVVRTGGFSSMDPGVVCLSWAGGSRLANLLVVPPETDVITGVRALRLCTRRGLPRSPQMVMAAARSQPLPQVPDLPVTRAV
- a CDS encoding zf-HC2 domain-containing protein, translated to MQCAPFREAASARLDGEPLGMPAADLDRHLAVCPDCAGWARAAGQVTRRARLAPAPAVPDLTAAVLGALPRSLPGAAAAARTRLVHSALRLALLAAGVAQAGLAWPALAGGSAAMSAPVHMAHEAGAWNLAVAAAFVAVAALPRLAAGALPFLATFTVLLAVTTVRDLQAGHVHADRAATHLLLLAGVVLIAAVAWRQRPRRRPAGVLGRERVPA
- a CDS encoding DUF47 domain-containing protein; the protein is MPFSLTPKDSSFYPLFTASAENLVTATDVLSEFIHDHARREELAARLRELEHIGDQSTHAVFRQLNSSFVTPFDREDIYRLASDLDDVMDFVEAAADLVVLTGLGTLPAEMSQQTALLQRAAQTTAEAMPRLRTLKDLSEYWIEVNRIENEADKLYRRLLSRLYSGEFDALEILKLKEVADQLEEAADAFEHVANVVETIAVKES
- a CDS encoding sulfite exporter TauE/SafE family protein; amino-acid sequence: MKTLIVLALAGLGAQLVDGSLGMAYGVTSTTLLLAFGTNPAAASATVHFAEIGTSLMSGVAHWRFGNVDWKVVAKVGFPGAIGAFIGAHVLSSLSTEVAAPVMSLILLSLGVYLVVRFTLRGIDRRNLGKPARKRFLAPLGLVAGFVDATGGGGWGPVGTPALLASGRMEPRKVIGSIDTSEFLVALAASLGFLIALGSQGINFLWALGLLAGGLVAAPIAAWLVHHVPPRMLGSLVGGMIILTNSRTLLRSDWIDASDPVRYAVYAVIYAVWAAAVVHSYRQYRKDRAQESADALAAEAARLVEDEAGRHPVPPADAADAADLQRSIGAGRPADPRD
- a CDS encoding copper resistance CopC/CopD family protein, whose translation is MSAPAPRRRPPLLLLVLLAGWLGLGVATAGPAAAHAELVSTDPGEGARLDAAPDAVTLRFTEGVSLGAGYARVLGEDGERADTGAPSVDGDTVTVPLRDDLPDASYVVTYRIVSADSHPISGAYAFVVGDGALADAGSVAADPDVDPLVAAALPAARTLGFAGLAVGLGVPAFLVLCWPAGWASPRMRRLTTAGLAAVAVGAVLTSLLQGPYAAGAGLGSLLDPALVATTGSSAFGLTTLGRGALALLLAALLVPLWRRGSAPTAQESAGPAVLAGGVVLATAAVGHPVAGPLPVFATAVTAVHVAAMVLWLGGLAALLAGLVRPGAQAGELAGALPRWSRLASGSVAALVVTGVVQSVREVGSPTALVSTTYGWVLLAKLALVLLLLAAAGVSRVWVQQHLGVARPRPGGRRRVTAHAFAAPAPGADERADEGTVAAARVRAAAQARGAVEDVGPLRRSVLVEAGVAAVVLALSAVLVGTPPARATLAEPVDVTLPLRSAAGESGSVQLSVDPARPGANTLHLYLFDDAGRLAQPADLRVTLTEPEQEIGPLEVDLEPAGPGHWVADGMSIPGAGTWTVAVSVRLDEFTATTASTDFPVR
- a CDS encoding alpha/beta fold hydrolase; amino-acid sequence: MSTARTVPLATDVEGSGPPLVLVHGLAEDRSFWGPLVPPLARSATVVRVDLRGHGDSPEADGYELADMADDVQAAFAATGLPGLPLVVGHSLGGLVSLVHAGRHATRGLVVVDLPLTLARVQPSVRTAVSLIGRMGFDAVVAGMFEWSRGAMDDETAAALARRRRIRQEVVMATWRPYLEGTPESLTALAEEIAAGVTVPALALHGLEPEPGYAAWFASRMPTATIEVWTDDRGRPLGHHPHLVAPERFVARVREFAATC
- a CDS encoding NAD-dependent epimerase/dehydratase family protein gives rise to the protein MRLLVLGGTHFLGRYVATAALERGHDVATFTRGVSGPPPAGVRALTGDRDDPGALPRALQGRTPDLVVDTSCQTRAAAVHAAAALGGDAGVRSYVFVSSLNAYTGWPPGPVRSEDEPVGESAGDEYGSTKAEAERVLGTAFPGRFLTARAGLIAGPHDLVHRIGWWLERIARGGRVVVPDALDQPMALVDVRDLAGWLVAMAERGETGAVNATGPAGMTTYGDLLTLCREVTGGGAELVPVPEEDLLAAGVQPWLHLPLWLPRETARTAWDVATARARELGLPSRPLRETLADTWAWLQATPHRLPPPHGLSEPGLPPELEAALLSGR
- the typA gene encoding translational GTPase TypA; amino-acid sequence: MPTRDDLRNVAIIAHVDHGKTTLVDALLRQAGALGRAKGEGTDNDSTQDRVMDSMDLERERGITILAKNTAIHLADENGNPVVVNIVDTPGHADFGGEVERGLSMVDGVVLLVDASEGPLPQTRFVLRKALGKGMPVILVVNKTDRSDARIGEVVDETYELFMELLEDSGMDVDNLDFPIVYSNGKTGQASLTRPADGTSPDSPDLAPLVKTLLDTIPAPVYDAEEPLRAQVTNLDASPYLGRLALLRIHSGTMKSGQTVAWCRTDGTIKHVKITELLVTEGLTRTPAESAGPGELVAIAGIEDVMIGDTLADPNDPRPLPPLTVDEPSISITIGINTAPLSGRSGKKLTARLIKNRLDQELVGNVSVRMLPTERPDTWEMQGRGELALAILVEQLRREEFELTVGRPTVVTKVIDGKLHEPVERVTIDTPGEYVGTLTQALATRRGRLENLVHHDTGWARMEYIVPSRGLIGFRTEFLTETRGTGVLNHNLEGYEPWLGDMRARPTGSLVADRQGVATTYSMFSLQERGQLMVQPGTDVYEGMIVGENSRPDDMDVNITKEKKLTNMRKSTSEELERLIPPRILNLEQALEFCAEDECVEVTPASVRIRKVVLDQTERGKAKNRKPKP